In the genome of Mucilaginibacter defluvii, one region contains:
- the gldC gene encoding gliding motility protein GldC codes for MKKAEIKLTIELDDNNVPENILWESTDSTNKEALPVKSMMLALWDQSFKNTLRIDLWTKDMPVDEMKRFFYETLQTMGDSFLRATGEKNIVEDLRDYCAHFAEKMEITR; via the coding sequence CTGACTATTGAACTTGACGATAATAACGTGCCTGAGAACATCCTATGGGAGTCAACCGATTCGACCAATAAAGAAGCCTTGCCTGTAAAATCAATGATGCTGGCCCTGTGGGATCAGAGTTTTAAAAATACCCTGCGTATTGACCTTTGGACCAAGGATATGCCGGTTGACGAAATGAAACGCTTTTTTTACGAAACCCTGCAAACCATGGGCGACAGCTTTTTACGCGCCACAGGTGAAAAGAACATCGTAGAGGACTTGCGCGACTACTGCGCCCACTTTGCCGAAAAAATGGAAATAACCCGATAA